A single genomic interval of Terriglobus albidus harbors:
- a CDS encoding zinc-dependent alcohol dehydrogenase family protein: MKALVVDSFETGAFRIAEVPQPQIGDHDVLVRVHASGVNPIDSKIRTGKAPHGGMTAPCILGTDMAGVVEAVGIGVSEFEVGDEVYGLAGGAGGIQGSLAEYMAVDADLLAPKPKSLSMREAATLPLVSLTAYEGLADRAQVQAGDRVLVTGGAGGVGHIVVQMAVSAGAKVYATVSAAKAEIVRSYGATPIDRNEPVEQYVQRHTGGVGFDVGYDTVGGKPLDDCMAAIRNYGRVASCYGWGAHDLKALSRRGASYSGVFVLLPLLTRERRGHHGWILREVTRMVEQGKLRPMVDERRFTFETALEAHELVESGKANGKIVIDVI, from the coding sequence ATGAAGGCCCTTGTTGTCGACAGCTTTGAAACCGGAGCGTTCCGGATTGCCGAAGTCCCTCAACCTCAGATTGGTGACCATGACGTTCTGGTACGTGTTCATGCCAGCGGCGTAAATCCCATCGACAGCAAGATCCGTACCGGCAAGGCTCCGCACGGCGGGATGACCGCGCCATGCATCCTGGGCACAGATATGGCCGGTGTGGTGGAGGCTGTAGGTATCGGTGTCTCTGAGTTCGAAGTTGGCGACGAGGTGTATGGTCTTGCTGGAGGAGCAGGTGGCATCCAGGGATCGTTGGCGGAGTACATGGCCGTCGATGCCGATCTGCTTGCCCCGAAGCCGAAGAGCCTGAGCATGCGGGAGGCAGCCACTCTGCCTCTGGTCTCGCTTACCGCATATGAAGGTCTCGCAGACCGTGCGCAAGTGCAGGCTGGGGACCGTGTCCTCGTCACCGGCGGTGCAGGCGGCGTCGGTCACATCGTTGTGCAGATGGCGGTCTCTGCTGGAGCGAAGGTCTACGCAACAGTTTCGGCGGCTAAGGCAGAGATCGTTCGGAGCTATGGCGCAACGCCTATCGATCGCAATGAGCCGGTGGAGCAGTATGTGCAGCGCCACACCGGGGGGGTGGGATTCGACGTCGGCTATGACACGGTCGGCGGCAAACCTCTTGACGACTGCATGGCAGCCATCCGCAACTACGGCCGCGTTGCCAGTTGCTATGGATGGGGGGCGCATGACCTGAAGGCTCTCTCGCGTCGTGGAGCCAGCTACTCAGGCGTCTTCGTTCTGTTGCCCCTGCTTACCCGCGAGCGCCGCGGTCATCACGGATGGATCCTGCGCGAAGTCACTCGCATGGTGGAGCAGGGTAAGCTGCGTCCCATGGTCGACGAGCGTCGTTTTACTTTCGAGACCGCGCTCGAAGCGCATGAACTTGTTGAGAGCGGTAAGGCGAACGGGAAGATTGTGATTGATGTGATCTAG
- a CDS encoding TonB-dependent receptor: MRITRFFRSIVASLFVLLTVSLSAQTFRGGIAGTVLDSTGAVVPHAKITLLGQDTGLTRGTESTGDGTYSFQDLPLGKYSITISAPGFSETKITDVETRPGEVYALSPKLSVATNNLVVEVNAADVAIDTVSSTNTSVVNSRAVANIPLNGRDFTQLIKITPGVNGAGSINGARTNQNNWQIDGVDNNDIFHNSQGSNQGGVSGVAGVTLPIEAIDQFSVQSQGNAEVGRNGGGAVNMVVKSGTNLFHGSAYYYLRNEYFAAKSQMLGDAVRKPKIRNNQFGGSLGGPIKRDKLFFFVNYERQKYIIGASGAATEPTDQWVNQATALLNKHNVPVNPTFVNVLQTLWPRGNKPGAATVGNYVDPRPQSGYSDNSVGKIDWNINSKQTLSVRAFIGTGRQLGLSDPPIWEYYQVAPTHVHNYAVTHNWMLTDHLSNQALIGVNYFGQTFNDNVHNQNIPALGFNTGVTNPSLYGAPNIKITGFDNVGPTPPLGRQDYTGHVTDTATLVWGKHQFRFGGEFRRNYMNLLYQRSVRGSYAFDGTSSATQATSTACGSCTPYTTEGDANTRALADFLAGYAANGSIVRGVLQRDVFVNQWDIFAQDQYQVSPALTLNYGVRWDYSGPVYSTNGTFSNFNPNAASGFSIVGQDIDTLYPRRYTNVAPRFGFSSKVSNKLVVRGTYGLFFDLPNLNGFFDNRPGNNAAVGVQANNIGASPVFTASKTTAFTIATGVDPLPSAATSAFGVATVSKDFKNAYLQNYNLNLEYQLSRNTVAQVGYVGSVGRHLFNVRDINQAQPSATPSASVCTSNPVTCTSFQQSSRPYFSKFPLFTAINQFESSGGSNYSSLQASVRTSNFHNLTAQASYTYGHALDNVSGTRNFAPQNSLNLPAEYGTADFDIKHTFNGYVVYSIPEFSSRLKALSSGWEVNSFMTFFSGSALTPKAGSNRSGTGENQDRATLVGDPYNTNRTVTAATSATANKTVQWLSASAFTLPALGTFSPTTRGTVRGPGFGTVDASVVKNTTLHENVRLQLRAEMFNIFNRLNLAKPSVSNPTSSNFGKSTTTVGDALGAPGLGSGEPFNMQFAAKIVF; this comes from the coding sequence ATGCGCATCACCCGCTTCTTCCGAAGCATTGTTGCATCTCTCTTTGTGTTGTTGACGGTGTCTCTGTCAGCACAGACCTTCCGCGGTGGTATCGCCGGAACAGTCCTGGACAGCACCGGTGCGGTTGTTCCGCACGCCAAAATCACCCTGCTCGGCCAGGACACCGGCCTTACGCGTGGGACGGAGTCGACCGGAGACGGAACCTACTCCTTCCAGGACCTGCCACTCGGCAAGTACAGCATCACGATCAGCGCGCCGGGGTTTTCGGAGACGAAGATCACCGACGTAGAAACTCGCCCGGGCGAAGTGTACGCACTCTCTCCCAAGCTTTCGGTCGCCACCAATAATCTGGTGGTTGAGGTAAACGCGGCTGACGTTGCTATCGATACGGTCTCCTCGACCAACACGTCTGTTGTGAACTCGCGGGCAGTGGCCAACATTCCATTGAACGGCCGCGACTTCACTCAGTTGATCAAGATCACCCCCGGAGTCAACGGCGCCGGTTCCATCAATGGTGCGCGCACCAACCAGAACAACTGGCAGATTGATGGCGTCGACAACAACGATATCTTTCACAATTCACAGGGTTCGAACCAGGGCGGTGTCTCCGGTGTAGCCGGCGTAACGCTTCCCATCGAGGCCATCGACCAGTTCTCCGTTCAGTCCCAGGGCAATGCAGAAGTAGGACGCAATGGTGGCGGTGCGGTCAACATGGTTGTGAAGAGCGGTACAAACCTCTTCCACGGAAGCGCCTACTATTACCTGCGCAACGAGTACTTCGCGGCCAAGAGCCAGATGCTTGGCGATGCAGTCCGTAAGCCCAAGATCCGCAACAATCAGTTCGGCGGATCGCTCGGCGGCCCCATCAAGAGAGACAAGCTGTTCTTCTTTGTTAACTATGAGCGTCAGAAGTACATCATCGGCGCCAGCGGTGCAGCGACCGAGCCGACCGATCAGTGGGTGAATCAGGCTACCGCGCTGCTGAACAAGCACAACGTGCCGGTCAACCCGACGTTCGTGAACGTGCTGCAGACTCTCTGGCCTCGTGGAAACAAGCCGGGTGCGGCGACCGTCGGTAACTACGTTGACCCGCGTCCTCAGAGCGGTTATAGCGACAATAGCGTCGGCAAGATCGACTGGAACATCAACTCAAAGCAGACCCTCTCGGTTCGTGCCTTCATCGGTACCGGCCGCCAGCTCGGTCTCTCCGATCCTCCGATCTGGGAGTATTACCAAGTAGCTCCGACTCACGTTCATAATTACGCGGTTACGCACAACTGGATGCTGACCGACCACCTCTCGAACCAGGCTCTGATCGGCGTCAACTACTTCGGACAGACCTTCAACGACAACGTTCACAACCAGAACATCCCAGCTCTCGGTTTCAACACCGGTGTAACGAATCCGTCGTTGTACGGTGCTCCTAACATCAAAATCACTGGATTTGACAACGTTGGTCCTACGCCCCCGCTGGGCCGTCAGGATTACACTGGTCACGTCACCGATACGGCGACGCTGGTCTGGGGTAAGCATCAGTTCCGCTTCGGAGGTGAATTCCGTCGCAACTACATGAACCTGCTCTACCAGCGCAGCGTTCGCGGTTCGTATGCTTTTGACGGTACGTCGTCTGCGACCCAGGCAACCTCGACCGCCTGCGGCAGCTGCACTCCGTACACCACCGAGGGCGATGCCAACACCCGTGCACTTGCAGACTTTCTGGCTGGCTATGCGGCCAATGGCAGCATCGTTCGCGGCGTTTTGCAGCGTGATGTTTTCGTCAATCAGTGGGATATCTTCGCCCAGGATCAGTATCAGGTCTCTCCAGCTCTGACACTGAACTATGGCGTACGTTGGGATTACTCCGGTCCGGTCTACTCGACCAACGGTACGTTCTCCAACTTCAACCCGAATGCGGCGTCCGGCTTCTCGATTGTGGGACAGGATATTGATACCCTCTATCCCCGCCGCTACACCAATGTCGCTCCTCGCTTTGGGTTCAGCTCCAAGGTATCCAACAAGCTCGTCGTGCGTGGTACGTATGGTCTGTTCTTTGACCTGCCTAACCTGAACGGCTTCTTTGACAACCGCCCGGGCAACAACGCGGCGGTCGGTGTTCAGGCCAACAATATTGGCGCCAGCCCGGTCTTCACTGCTTCGAAGACGACGGCCTTCACGATTGCAACGGGTGTTGATCCCCTGCCTTCTGCAGCGACCTCAGCATTCGGTGTTGCAACAGTCTCGAAGGACTTCAAGAACGCATATCTGCAGAACTACAACCTCAACCTGGAGTATCAGCTGAGCCGTAATACCGTGGCTCAGGTCGGGTATGTCGGTTCCGTCGGTCGTCACCTTTTCAACGTGCGTGACATCAACCAGGCTCAGCCTTCAGCCACTCCGAGTGCGTCGGTCTGCACAAGCAACCCGGTCACCTGCACATCCTTCCAGCAGTCTTCTCGTCCGTACTTTAGCAAGTTCCCGCTGTTTACGGCGATCAACCAGTTCGAGTCATCGGGTGGTTCCAACTACAGTTCGCTGCAGGCATCTGTTCGCACCAGCAACTTCCATAATCTGACCGCGCAGGCCTCCTATACTTATGGCCATGCACTCGACAACGTGTCCGGTACCCGTAACTTCGCTCCGCAGAATTCGCTGAATCTGCCGGCGGAGTATGGCACCGCCGATTTTGACATCAAGCACACCTTCAACGGCTATGTCGTCTACTCGATTCCGGAGTTCTCGAGCCGTCTGAAGGCGCTGAGCTCGGGATGGGAAGTGAACTCCTTCATGACCTTCTTCTCGGGTAGCGCTCTCACGCCGAAGGCTGGAAGCAATCGGAGCGGCACTGGTGAGAACCAGGATCGTGCAACGTTGGTTGGCGATCCCTACAACACCAACCGCACGGTTACGGCTGCGACGTCTGCTACCGCCAACAAGACGGTTCAGTGGCTCTCGGCTTCAGCCTTTACCCTGCCTGCTCTTGGCACCTTCAGCCCGACTACCCGCGGTACCGTTCGTGGACCGGGCTTTGGTACGGTGGACGCTTCGGTCGTGAAGAACACGACGCTGCATGAAAACGTCCGTCTGCAGCTTCGTGCAGAGATGTTCAATATCTTCAACCGTCTGAACCTCGCTAAGCCCAGCGTCTCCAATCCAACGTCTTCCAACTTCGGTAAGTCGACCACCACGGTGGGCGATGCCCTCGGAGCTCCTGGACTTGGTTCGGGTGAGCCGTTCAACATGCAGTTTGCTGCGAAGATCGTCTTCTAA
- a CDS encoding outer membrane beta-barrel protein, translating into MHVRTKLAVAVLTALSIFAISSPHSSAQAIPAGRKRGGDLDAFFTYGRARTDFGPVRNNVYTVGGDYMFRYFGLFQPGVNIRYRASTGATVNEPFFGAGVDVRLPVVLHLRPYAVADMGLGSVKQKPSGINDSGTSYIIGGGFDVPVVNRFAARAEFNYQHILLSGGGRSQDLTFTPYSINVGVVYRIR; encoded by the coding sequence ATGCACGTTCGAACGAAATTGGCTGTAGCGGTACTAACCGCTCTCTCGATTTTTGCTATTTCCTCCCCACACAGCAGTGCACAAGCCATCCCCGCCGGCAGAAAACGCGGTGGCGACCTCGATGCATTTTTCACCTATGGGCGCGCACGCACAGACTTCGGCCCCGTCAGGAATAACGTCTACACGGTCGGCGGAGACTACATGTTCCGGTATTTCGGACTGTTTCAGCCGGGCGTCAATATCCGGTACAGGGCTTCGACCGGTGCTACGGTCAATGAACCTTTCTTTGGCGCCGGAGTGGATGTGCGCCTGCCCGTTGTCCTTCACCTGCGTCCCTATGCCGTTGCCGATATGGGCCTCGGCAGCGTGAAGCAAAAACCCTCTGGGATCAACGACTCAGGAACTTCTTACATCATTGGCGGCGGTTTTGATGTTCCCGTCGTCAACAGGTTTGCCGCTCGCGCGGAATTCAATTATCAGCACATCTTGCTCTCGGGCGGCGGCAGAAGCCAAGATCTGACTTTCACCCCGTACTCTATCAACGTCGGTGTCGTGTACCGCATCCGCTAA
- a CDS encoding TonB-dependent receptor: MSIPAGRLRAAILAILLSASAAHAVVVRGRVTNQLGAGVSGARLQLLLGNSVVATGVSGPEGEYELRSSEGGRFLLLTSSQGFATTPSRSFYGGRLDLVQQDVTLRLDERKDEITVTATGLPTTLSQTSSSVSLIQPDALWPRYGVSEELRLMPGVQIVQSGQMGGQTSQFVRGGQSDGNRVTIDGIPAEDMGGRFDYGNLASFALDTIEVHRGPDSVTVGSGATASAVRLVTQQGTTIHPVLRYTGDAGNFHTWRNEGDLSGSARKLDYLLGFSRVDSSNALPGNRYHNATSAANLGFALNAKTSLRFTLRNTDAAVGVPNAHDFYGISDNAKQADQILISGAALDFQATSAWHNLVRYGVTRKREQLFQFSPVGTPITSFGFTTYYGRPVTITGANGFSVSGQAAMDFGLAYPTRSDQVSNRDQLYYQTDYRFSQHLAVLGAFRYEDERGIYKNSAYGTFNKGDRGNYGYTLQMQGDFASRVFYSLGGEIEKNALFGLEGVPKLGIAWYPIAPGNGFAHGTKLRFNFSKGVQEPTLTEQFSSLYSLLLSSGNAAAINTYHVTPMNALRSRSYEGGLEQRLLSQRGIVKLGYFHTQFDRQIEYVDAGTLINIFGIPSGIAYSIFGADLNSLAYRAQGLEAESEWRLTKHWFARGGYTYLDANVQRSLSGDAVSGGLATTNPNFPGIAIGSTSPLVGQRPFRRPTHSGFFAVQWTASKWSAALKGALVGRSDDSTFLSFSDINSGNTLLLPNKNLDYAYQRLDANLAYQWKPSMSIFTQLDNLTSQQRTGPIGYPGLPFTFRAGIKLRLVRE, from the coding sequence ATGAGTATTCCTGCAGGCCGTCTGCGAGCGGCCATTCTAGCCATACTGTTATCTGCTTCCGCGGCACATGCCGTCGTTGTTCGCGGGCGCGTAACCAATCAATTGGGCGCCGGCGTGAGTGGTGCACGGCTGCAGCTTCTGCTTGGCAATAGTGTCGTCGCCACCGGTGTGAGCGGACCTGAAGGCGAATATGAGCTGCGCAGCTCTGAGGGCGGGCGCTTTCTGCTGCTGACCTCCAGCCAGGGTTTTGCGACGACACCATCACGCAGCTTTTACGGCGGACGGCTGGACCTCGTACAGCAGGATGTCACGCTGCGTCTCGATGAGCGCAAGGATGAGATCACGGTGACCGCCACTGGTCTGCCGACAACGCTTTCCCAGACCAGTTCTTCGGTGAGCCTGATTCAGCCGGATGCTCTGTGGCCTCGCTATGGCGTCAGTGAAGAGCTTCGTCTGATGCCCGGAGTGCAGATCGTTCAGAGCGGACAGATGGGCGGCCAGACCTCACAGTTCGTGCGAGGCGGCCAGTCGGATGGCAACCGTGTCACCATCGACGGTATCCCGGCTGAAGATATGGGAGGCCGTTTCGATTACGGCAACCTGGCGAGTTTTGCACTGGATACTATCGAAGTCCATCGTGGTCCGGACAGCGTAACGGTTGGGTCCGGTGCGACGGCGAGCGCCGTGCGTCTGGTTACGCAGCAGGGAACGACGATTCATCCTGTCCTGCGATACACCGGAGACGCCGGAAACTTTCATACCTGGCGGAATGAGGGAGATCTGAGCGGCTCCGCACGTAAGCTCGATTACCTGCTCGGTTTTTCGCGCGTAGATTCTTCGAATGCTCTTCCCGGGAACCGCTATCACAATGCGACCTCTGCGGCGAACCTCGGCTTTGCGCTCAATGCGAAGACCTCTTTGCGCTTTACCCTGCGCAATACCGATGCCGCGGTGGGTGTGCCGAATGCGCATGATTTCTACGGCATCTCCGATAACGCCAAGCAGGCTGACCAGATTCTGATCTCCGGTGCAGCTCTGGATTTTCAGGCAACCAGCGCATGGCACAACCTGGTGCGCTATGGTGTCACGCGCAAGCGGGAACAGTTGTTCCAGTTCTCTCCGGTCGGCACTCCGATTACGAGCTTCGGCTTTACGACCTACTACGGTCGTCCGGTGACGATCACCGGAGCGAATGGATTTTCGGTAAGCGGCCAGGCGGCGATGGATTTCGGCCTTGCCTATCCCACGCGTTCTGACCAGGTGAGTAACCGCGACCAGCTCTACTATCAGACCGACTATCGCTTCTCGCAGCATCTGGCGGTCCTGGGCGCTTTCCGCTATGAGGACGAGCGCGGCATCTACAAGAATTCAGCCTATGGCACGTTCAATAAGGGGGATCGTGGCAACTATGGCTATACCCTGCAGATGCAGGGTGACTTTGCCAGCCGTGTCTTCTACTCCCTCGGTGGAGAGATTGAGAAGAACGCGCTCTTCGGCCTGGAAGGCGTGCCGAAGCTGGGCATCGCGTGGTACCCAATCGCTCCTGGAAACGGATTCGCGCACGGCACTAAGCTGCGTTTCAACTTCTCCAAAGGTGTGCAGGAACCAACGCTGACCGAGCAGTTCTCTTCGCTCTATTCGTTGTTGCTCAGCTCCGGGAATGCGGCGGCGATCAACACCTATCACGTCACTCCGATGAATGCGTTGCGTTCGCGGAGTTATGAGGGAGGTCTGGAGCAGCGCCTGTTGAGCCAGCGCGGCATCGTGAAGCTCGGATACTTCCATACGCAGTTCGATCGGCAGATCGAGTATGTAGACGCGGGGACGCTGATCAATATCTTCGGTATCCCATCGGGTATTGCGTATTCCATCTTCGGTGCTGACCTGAACTCGCTGGCCTACCGTGCACAGGGACTCGAAGCCGAGAGCGAATGGCGGCTGACGAAGCACTGGTTTGCACGCGGAGGGTATACGTATCTCGACGCCAACGTGCAGCGTTCGCTTTCGGGGGATGCGGTCTCCGGCGGACTGGCGACCACGAATCCGAACTTCCCGGGAATCGCGATTGGAAGCACCTCTCCGCTGGTGGGGCAGCGTCCCTTCCGGCGCCCCACACACTCGGGCTTTTTCGCTGTGCAGTGGACAGCGAGCAAGTGGTCCGCGGCGCTGAAAGGTGCTCTGGTTGGCCGCAGCGATGATTCAACCTTTCTTTCGTTCTCCGACATCAACAGCGGAAATACTCTGTTGTTGCCGAATAAGAATCTCGACTACGCCTATCAGCGGCTGGACGCGAATCTCGCGTATCAGTGGAAGCCAAGCATGTCGATCTTCACGCAACTGGACAATCTGACCAGCCAGCAGCGTACGGGACCGATTGGTTATCCGGGGCTTCCGTTTACCTTCCGCGCCGGCATCAAGTTGCGGCTGGTGCGAGAGTAA
- a CDS encoding copper homeostasis protein CutC, whose product MQSRPVRLEVAVDSTTSLNAALEGGADRIELCSALADGGLTPSIGFIGAALQVSEVPVHVMIRPRAGDFLYTEEELTVMRMDIEGCKEVGAHGVVFGVLMKNHTIDVKRTLELVERARPMKVVFHRAFDVAADLEEALEDLIQCGVDEVLTSGGDDSLEHGQQMVSSLVRQATGRIRIMGGAGVTVRNARQLWDATGVDWLHGSFRGEAIAGSRLAMGDEERELVRITSRDDVARVKHLLTIERQPAV is encoded by the coding sequence ATGCAGTCTCGTCCTGTACGGCTTGAAGTTGCCGTGGACTCCACAACGTCGCTGAACGCCGCTCTTGAAGGAGGCGCCGATCGGATTGAGCTGTGTTCGGCTCTCGCCGACGGCGGACTCACTCCCAGTATCGGCTTTATCGGCGCCGCGCTGCAGGTAAGTGAAGTGCCGGTGCATGTGATGATCCGTCCGCGCGCCGGCGACTTCCTCTATACCGAGGAAGAGCTGACAGTGATGCGGATGGACATTGAAGGCTGCAAAGAGGTCGGTGCTCATGGTGTCGTCTTCGGCGTCCTGATGAAGAACCATACAATCGACGTAAAGCGCACGCTAGAGCTGGTGGAGCGGGCCCGGCCGATGAAGGTGGTCTTTCACCGAGCCTTCGATGTTGCGGCAGATCTGGAAGAAGCTCTTGAAGATCTGATCCAGTGTGGTGTGGACGAGGTGTTGACCTCGGGCGGAGACGACTCCCTGGAGCATGGCCAGCAGATGGTCTCTTCGCTGGTGCGGCAAGCCACAGGGCGTATTCGGATTATGGGTGGCGCCGGCGTGACAGTACGCAACGCCAGGCAGCTTTGGGATGCGACCGGTGTCGACTGGCTGCATGGATCCTTCCGCGGCGAGGCCATAGCCGGCAGCAGGCTGGCCATGGGAGACGAAGAACGTGAGCTGGTGCGGATTACTTCGCGGGACGATGTGGCGCGCGTCAAACATTTACTGACAATTGAGCGGCAGCCTGCCGTGTAG
- a CDS encoding SIS domain-containing protein has protein sequence MQEGLNGFPHWMLKEIFEQPDALDRTLAAYGASVLAPVQQWLEGVQEIVIAASGSSRHAGLVAELILEDRAGIHVDVEYASEYVYRSEARLKQAAVIVVSQSGETADTLAALRKAKEMGQKTLAITNVATSSMAREADVALTTQAGVEKAIPATKSFTTQLLLLAVLAEQAAAQRGLPAIGLEKVVPQIIIQMRAWLPRWQQVVAVAAGRLQAAETFLFLGRGVHYAIAREGALKLKESSYIHAEGYPSGELKHGPNALVGSKTPLVMLATVDHNDAESVLRYEKVMQLMQDMRAQGAPILAIANEGDVQAAALADAIVEVPAAPEHLLPILEVVPLQLFAYFMAIGRGIDVDKPRNLVKSVVVE, from the coding sequence ATGCAAGAGGGACTGAATGGCTTTCCGCACTGGATGCTGAAGGAAATCTTCGAGCAGCCTGATGCGCTGGATCGTACGCTGGCGGCCTATGGAGCGAGCGTGCTTGCTCCCGTGCAGCAGTGGCTTGAGGGCGTGCAGGAGATCGTGATTGCCGCAAGCGGTTCCAGCCGTCATGCCGGTCTGGTGGCCGAGCTGATTCTGGAAGACCGTGCCGGTATCCACGTGGATGTGGAGTATGCCAGCGAATATGTCTATCGCAGCGAGGCACGTCTCAAGCAGGCAGCCGTGATCGTCGTCTCGCAGTCGGGAGAGACTGCTGATACGCTGGCGGCTTTGCGCAAGGCCAAGGAGATGGGGCAGAAGACGCTTGCGATTACCAATGTCGCCACCTCGTCCATGGCGCGCGAGGCCGATGTCGCGCTGACCACGCAGGCGGGCGTAGAGAAGGCGATTCCGGCGACTAAGAGCTTTACCACGCAGCTTCTGCTGCTGGCAGTATTGGCGGAGCAGGCGGCTGCGCAGCGGGGTTTGCCGGCTATCGGGCTGGAGAAGGTTGTGCCGCAGATCATTATTCAGATGCGTGCATGGCTTCCGCGCTGGCAACAGGTGGTTGCCGTAGCGGCGGGCCGTCTGCAGGCAGCGGAGACGTTTCTCTTCCTTGGCCGCGGTGTTCACTATGCGATTGCCCGTGAAGGCGCTCTGAAGCTGAAAGAGAGCAGCTACATCCATGCCGAGGGCTATCCCAGCGGAGAGCTGAAGCACGGACCCAATGCCCTGGTAGGCAGCAAGACTCCGCTGGTGATGCTGGCGACCGTCGACCACAACGACGCCGAGAGCGTGCTGCGTTACGAGAAGGTGATGCAGTTGATGCAGGATATGCGTGCGCAGGGAGCTCCGATTCTGGCGATCGCCAATGAGGGAGACGTCCAGGCGGCGGCGTTGGCTGACGCCATTGTGGAGGTGCCGGCAGCGCCCGAGCATCTTCTGCCGATCCTTGAGGTTGTGCCGCTACAACTCTTCGCCTATTTCATGGCCATTGGACGCGGAATTGACGTGGATAAGCCGCGCAACCTCGTGAAGTCAGTGGTAGTTGAGTAG
- a CDS encoding DeoR/GlpR family DNA-binding transcription regulator yields the protein MSTKTEERAERIMKLLLRNGDISVEELVATVGTSAPSIRRDLTRLEKRGLIRRTHGGATLVEPLLYEPFRYDISFQSREGRFAEEKRRIGLAAADLIQENETIGLNAGTTTTQIGRALRHRRNISVVTNAINIGMELCNQPGIKTSLTGGLLAWAWAFSLSGQATLDFLNTVYMDKVFLGVTGVDLERGATTREQEEALVFRAMARQAKQVIVVADSSKFGNVSPAFVSPLEDIDILITDTGLSESVAAAYAAKDIRVLRV from the coding sequence ATGTCTACGAAGACCGAAGAGCGCGCCGAGCGAATCATGAAATTATTGCTGCGCAACGGGGATATCTCCGTTGAGGAGCTTGTTGCGACCGTCGGCACCTCCGCCCCATCGATCCGCCGCGACCTCACTCGCCTGGAAAAACGCGGCCTGATCCGCCGTACCCATGGCGGCGCGACTTTGGTGGAACCGCTCCTGTATGAGCCCTTTCGGTATGACATCAGCTTTCAATCGCGCGAGGGACGCTTCGCCGAAGAAAAACGGCGCATTGGCCTGGCGGCGGCCGACCTGATCCAGGAGAACGAGACCATTGGTTTGAACGCCGGCACAACCACGACGCAGATCGGCCGGGCACTCCGTCATCGCCGCAATATCTCGGTCGTCACCAATGCCATCAACATCGGGATGGAGCTGTGCAATCAGCCCGGAATCAAGACATCGCTGACCGGCGGCCTGCTGGCATGGGCATGGGCCTTCTCTCTCTCTGGCCAGGCGACGCTTGATTTTCTCAACACGGTTTATATGGACAAGGTGTTTCTGGGAGTGACCGGCGTAGACCTCGAACGCGGCGCCACTACCCGTGAACAGGAAGAGGCTCTTGTCTTCCGCGCCATGGCTCGGCAGGCCAAGCAGGTGATTGTCGTCGCTGACTCGTCGAAGTTCGGCAATGTTTCGCCAGCCTTCGTCTCTCCGCTCGAGGATATCGACATTCTGATCACCGATACCGGACTATCCGAATCGGTGGCTGCGGCATACGCTGCGAAAGATATCCGCGTACTACGCGTTTGA
- a CDS encoding glycosyltransferase family 9 protein yields the protein MADHREAVVYGVFKAMGDLLSAVAVIRKQLDLGYRVHLLIFPRAALKDFISLLDLGPNNDLLSLHDVPAGGRLFSFLKEMSRLRPKGVWISPHAPIAAASRKIPIGLRLVRDLFWRGTSIGGADSEPHHWLFDVAVPVDRKLPLGEREWGAFRMWRPAGMGETRELPQFLPEIMGLRNEPYLYDLLIHPGASTWSRMWSVDHYVEMVKLLPRDRRIGMLGLPHEIVEFRDKMPEDWQVEFLSGSLKNALMTIARARVMLCMDSGIVHVAKVLQVPTAAIFGKTDPVSVIGPEDDVITPIYERKFDCQPCGQRGCSQPELYCMNVVTPATVANVLTTLLQQTDRQLLVQL from the coding sequence ATGGCGGATCACAGAGAAGCCGTTGTTTATGGTGTCTTTAAGGCCATGGGCGACCTGCTTTCGGCTGTGGCGGTCATTCGAAAGCAACTCGACCTTGGGTATCGCGTTCATCTGCTTATCTTCCCAAGGGCCGCGCTGAAGGATTTTATTTCCCTTCTCGATCTTGGACCGAACAATGATTTGCTCTCGTTACACGACGTGCCAGCGGGCGGCAGACTCTTTTCCTTCCTGAAAGAAATGTCCAGATTGCGGCCGAAGGGAGTATGGATCTCTCCACACGCGCCGATCGCGGCCGCGAGCCGCAAGATTCCAATCGGGCTACGGCTTGTACGAGATCTGTTCTGGCGGGGAACTTCCATCGGGGGGGCGGATAGCGAGCCGCATCACTGGCTTTTCGATGTGGCCGTACCCGTCGATCGCAAACTGCCGTTGGGGGAGCGGGAATGGGGCGCCTTTCGGATGTGGCGTCCGGCCGGCATGGGAGAGACGCGAGAACTGCCGCAATTCCTACCTGAGATCATGGGGCTCCGTAACGAGCCTTACCTTTACGATCTTCTAATCCATCCGGGAGCAAGTACCTGGAGCCGTATGTGGTCAGTGGACCACTATGTGGAGATGGTGAAACTGTTGCCTCGCGACAGGCGCATCGGCATGCTGGGGCTTCCTCATGAGATCGTGGAGTTTCGTGACAAGATGCCGGAGGACTGGCAGGTCGAATTTCTGAGCGGGAGCCTGAAAAATGCGCTCATGACGATCGCTAGGGCTCGCGTCATGCTGTGTATGGACAGCGGGATCGTACATGTTGCAAAGGTGCTACAGGTGCCGACGGCCGCTATCTTCGGCAAAACAGATCCGGTAAGTGTGATTGGTCCCGAAGATGATGTCATTACCCCCATCTATGAACGGAAGTTTGACTGTCAGCCGTGTGGTCAAAGGGGATGTTCGCAGCCGGAACTCTATTGCATGAATGTAGTCACGCCTGCGACGGTTGCCAATGTGCTGACGACCTTATTGCAACAGACGGACAGGCAGTTGCTTGTGCAGCTTTAA